The Streptomyces camelliae genome window below encodes:
- a CDS encoding LuxR C-terminal-related transcriptional regulator yields MRVVIAEDNALLREGLVLLLTSAGHEVAGVVGSGPEILPALLGRRPDIAVLDVRMPPSFRDEGLRAALEARERLPGLPVLVLSQYVEESYAAELLGGGARGVGYLLKDRVGCVDEFLDALERVARGGTALDPEVVTELMTGRAGSPLDSLTPREREVLRLMAEGHDNTTIARTLVITERSVSKHIGNVFLKLGLPPSDSGHRRVLAVLAYLRHA; encoded by the coding sequence GTGCGTGTCGTGATCGCCGAGGACAACGCCCTGCTCCGGGAGGGGCTGGTGCTGTTGCTGACGTCGGCCGGGCACGAGGTGGCCGGCGTCGTGGGCAGCGGCCCGGAGATTCTTCCGGCGTTGCTGGGCCGGCGGCCGGACATCGCCGTCCTGGACGTCCGGATGCCGCCGAGCTTCCGTGACGAGGGCCTGCGGGCGGCACTGGAGGCGCGTGAGCGGCTGCCCGGACTGCCGGTGCTGGTGCTCTCGCAGTACGTCGAGGAGTCGTACGCGGCCGAGCTGCTCGGCGGCGGCGCGCGCGGGGTCGGCTATCTGCTGAAGGACCGGGTGGGCTGTGTGGACGAGTTCCTCGACGCGCTGGAACGGGTAGCGCGCGGCGGTACGGCCCTCGACCCCGAGGTGGTGACGGAACTGATGACCGGCCGCGCGGGCTCTCCCCTGGACTCGCTCACCCCGCGCGAGCGGGAGGTGCTGCGGCTGATGGCCGAGGGCCACGACAACACGACCATCGCCCGGACACTCGTCATCACCGAACGCTCCGTCAGCAAGCACATCGGCAACGTCTTCCTCAAGCTGGGCCTGCCGCCGAGCGACAGCGGACACCGCCGGGTGCTGGCCGTGCTCGCCTATCTGCGGCACGCCTGA
- a CDS encoding TetR/AcrR family transcriptional regulator — protein MARRSARAEQVSATREAILTAAERLFAEHGVYAVSNRQVSEAAGQGNNAAVGYHFGTKADLVRAVARRHAEAIETLRERALEAAGDSTDVRDWVDCLVRPVTEHLAGLGSPTWYARFCAQVMTDPALHEIMVEESMASPALRRAIEALNRVLPELPPEVRAERGQMVRLLILHTCAERERALAEGTPTPRSTWADAAGGLADAIVGLWLAPVGHGAH, from the coding sequence ATGGCGCGCAGGTCGGCGCGGGCCGAGCAGGTGAGCGCGACGCGGGAGGCGATCCTGACCGCGGCGGAGCGGCTGTTCGCCGAACACGGCGTGTACGCCGTCTCCAACCGTCAGGTCAGCGAGGCCGCCGGCCAGGGCAACAACGCCGCGGTCGGCTACCACTTCGGCACCAAGGCCGACCTGGTCCGCGCGGTGGCCCGGCGGCACGCCGAGGCGATCGAGACGCTCCGCGAGCGGGCGCTGGAGGCGGCCGGCGACTCCACGGACGTACGCGACTGGGTCGACTGCCTGGTCCGCCCGGTCACCGAGCATCTGGCCGGCCTGGGCAGCCCCACCTGGTACGCCCGGTTCTGCGCCCAGGTGATGACCGACCCGGCGCTGCACGAGATCATGGTCGAGGAGTCCATGGCCTCGCCGGCGCTGCGCCGGGCGATCGAGGCGCTGAACCGCGTCCTGCCCGAGCTGCCGCCCGAGGTCCGCGCCGAGCGCGGCCAGATGGTCCGGCTGCTGATCCTGCACACCTGCGCCGAGCGGGAGCGGGCCCTGGCCGAGGGCACCCCGACCCCGCGCTCCACCTGGGCGGACGCGGCCGGCGGACTCGCCGACGCGATCGTGGGGCTGTGGCTGGCCCCGGTGGGCCACGGCGCCCACTGA
- a CDS encoding cytochrome P450, whose product MTDSLAGAAPHAAGPVPEFPMPRAARCPFDPPPALAELQRQGPLAKVRQWDGSESWLVTRYAEQRALLGDPRVSADPDRPGYPTKASPAAGEGKLSFIMMDDPEHARLRRMVTAPFAVKRVEALRPTVQRIVDGLIDDLLAGSGPADLVESFALPIPSLVICALLGVPYDDHAFFQDHTRTMVHREATPEQRGEASREVAGYLAGLIGARLDQPADDLLSALAGRVTAGELTHQQATEMALLLLIAGHETTANMIALGTLALLQHPEQLALLREKSDDPAFVAGAVEELLRYLHITHLGRRRAVTEDIEIAGQVIKAGEGLIMVNEIGNRDPAAFPDPDRLDLTRDARRHVAFGFGVHQCLGQPLARMELQVVYGTLYRRIPTLRLAGALRDVPFKHDAFIYGVHELPVTW is encoded by the coding sequence ATGACCGACAGCCTCGCCGGAGCCGCCCCGCACGCGGCCGGCCCGGTTCCCGAGTTCCCGATGCCGAGGGCGGCCCGCTGCCCGTTCGACCCGCCGCCCGCCCTCGCCGAGCTGCAGCGGCAGGGCCCGCTGGCCAAGGTGCGCCAGTGGGACGGCAGCGAGTCCTGGCTCGTCACCCGCTACGCCGAACAACGCGCCCTGCTCGGCGACCCCCGGGTGAGCGCCGACCCCGACCGGCCCGGCTACCCGACGAAGGCGAGCCCGGCCGCGGGCGAGGGCAAGCTCAGCTTCATCATGATGGACGACCCCGAACACGCCCGGCTGCGCCGGATGGTGACGGCCCCGTTCGCCGTCAAACGGGTCGAGGCACTGCGGCCCACGGTCCAGCGCATCGTCGACGGCCTGATCGACGACCTGCTGGCCGGCTCCGGACCGGCCGACCTCGTGGAGTCCTTCGCGCTGCCCATCCCCTCCCTGGTCATCTGCGCCCTGCTCGGCGTGCCCTACGACGACCACGCCTTCTTCCAGGACCACACCAGGACCATGGTCCACCGCGAGGCCACGCCCGAACAGCGCGGCGAGGCGAGCCGCGAGGTCGCCGGCTACCTCGCCGGGCTGATCGGTGCCCGCCTCGACCAGCCCGCGGACGACCTGCTCTCGGCTCTCGCCGGGCGCGTCACCGCCGGCGAGCTGACCCACCAGCAGGCGACCGAGATGGCGCTCCTGCTGCTCATCGCGGGCCACGAGACCACCGCCAACATGATCGCCCTCGGCACCCTCGCCCTCCTCCAGCACCCCGAGCAGCTGGCCCTGTTGCGCGAGAAGAGCGACGATCCGGCGTTCGTCGCCGGAGCCGTCGAGGAGCTGCTGCGCTATCTGCACATCACCCACCTCGGCCGGCGCCGGGCGGTGACCGAGGACATCGAGATCGCGGGCCAGGTGATCAAGGCCGGCGAGGGTCTGATCATGGTCAACGAGATCGGCAACCGGGACCCCGCGGCCTTCCCCGACCCCGACCGCCTCGACCTCACCCGGGACGCCCGCCGCCATGTCGCCTTCGGCTTCGGCGTCCACCAGTGCCTCGGCCAGCCCCTGGCCCGCATGGAACTCCAGGTCGTCTACGGCACCCTCTACCGCCGCATCCCCACCCTGAGGCTCGCCGGTGCCCTTCGGGACGTCCCCTTCAAACACGACGCGTTCATCTACGGCGTCCACGAACTCCCGGTCACCTGGTGA
- a CDS encoding zinc-dependent alcohol dehydrogenase: protein MATMKSVQTGAPGQIELVEVERPHPGPKDVLVRVRACGICGTDVTFLHMGGMPARAHLGGELVPVALGHEPAGEIVEIGAEVTDLKAGDRVVVNPQDAPTGIIGCGGRYGGVSEYLLIENAVAGKSVAVFPDTVPFDVASLNEPMAVALHCVNRSGAQPSEQVVIFGAGPIGLGAAIWLKLRGVAHVVVVDVLPDRLETALAVGADAVINSAEEDVAARLTELHGRSANALGQPRPGTDVYIDAAGAPAVFHTVVGAARWGARLVMVAVQKKGAEIDLGGMLRSELTLIASQGYPTEIFEVTPQLIEHHERFARLISHRVPFAEAGRAFGLALTPGAAEKVVVTFDA, encoded by the coding sequence ATGGCCACCATGAAGTCCGTACAGACCGGCGCCCCCGGGCAGATCGAGCTGGTGGAGGTCGAGCGTCCGCACCCCGGGCCGAAGGACGTCCTGGTACGGGTCCGCGCCTGCGGCATCTGCGGCACCGACGTCACCTTCCTGCACATGGGCGGCATGCCGGCCCGGGCCCACCTGGGCGGCGAGCTGGTGCCGGTGGCCCTCGGCCATGAGCCGGCCGGGGAGATCGTCGAGATCGGCGCGGAGGTCACGGACCTGAAGGCCGGTGACCGGGTGGTCGTCAATCCGCAGGACGCGCCCACCGGGATCATCGGCTGCGGCGGCCGGTACGGCGGGGTGAGCGAGTACCTGCTGATCGAGAACGCCGTGGCCGGCAAGAGCGTGGCCGTGTTCCCGGACACCGTGCCCTTCGACGTGGCCTCGCTCAACGAGCCCATGGCGGTCGCGCTGCACTGCGTCAACCGGTCCGGGGCGCAGCCGTCGGAGCAGGTGGTGATCTTCGGCGCGGGACCCATCGGGCTCGGCGCCGCGATCTGGCTGAAGCTGCGGGGCGTGGCCCACGTGGTCGTGGTCGACGTACTGCCGGACCGGCTGGAGACCGCCCTCGCCGTCGGCGCGGACGCGGTGATCAACTCGGCCGAGGAGGACGTGGCCGCGCGGCTGACCGAGCTGCACGGGCGGAGCGCCAACGCACTCGGCCAGCCCCGGCCGGGCACCGACGTCTACATCGACGCCGCCGGGGCCCCCGCCGTCTTCCATACGGTCGTCGGTGCCGCCAGGTGGGGTGCCCGGCTGGTCATGGTCGCCGTGCAGAAGAAGGGCGCCGAGATCGATCTCGGCGGCATGCTGCGCAGCGAGCTGACCCTCATCGCCTCCCAGGGCTACCCGACCGAGATCTTCGAGGTCACACCCCAGCTGATCGAACACCATGAGCGCTTCGCCCGGCTGATCAGCCACCGTGTCCCCTTCGCCGAGGCCGGCCGCGCCTTCGGGCTGGCGCTGACGCCGGGGGCCGCGGAGAAGGTCGTGGTGACCTTCGATGCGTGA
- the ligD gene encoding non-homologous end-joining DNA ligase — translation MRSRPSAVTAASLPLIAPMLATPGRLPPAAQDARWAYETKQDGQRAMVYLPGDGSVRLRARSGEDITGAYPELRPLGAALGATPAVLDGEVLALDERGRADFQLLQSRMGLAHAPARAARRAVEVPVHLVLFDVPYLGESLVRQPYVQRRTRLEELELAGPYWSVPGAVTGHGAEALAATREHGLEGVVCKRLDSVYEPGVRSRAWIKIRNMRTEDVIVGGWLPGKGRLTGLPGALLVGQRAAGGRLRYVGGVGTGWSEAERTELARLLAAAASSRCPFDPVPRIAGARWVLPRLVGEVSYSTRTRGGLLRQPSWLRLRPDLTPEESAADLPETSA, via the coding sequence ATGCGGTCGAGACCTTCAGCCGTGACCGCCGCATCCCTGCCGCTCATCGCGCCGATGCTCGCCACGCCCGGCCGGCTGCCGCCCGCCGCCCAGGACGCGCGGTGGGCGTACGAGACCAAGCAGGACGGGCAGCGGGCCATGGTGTATCTGCCCGGCGACGGCAGCGTGCGGCTGCGTGCCCGTTCGGGCGAGGACATCACCGGCGCCTATCCCGAACTCCGGCCGCTCGGTGCCGCCCTGGGCGCCACGCCCGCCGTGCTGGACGGCGAGGTACTGGCGCTGGACGAGCGGGGCCGGGCCGACTTCCAGCTGCTGCAGAGCCGGATGGGACTCGCGCACGCCCCCGCGCGGGCCGCGCGCCGGGCCGTCGAGGTGCCGGTGCACCTGGTCCTGTTCGACGTGCCCTACCTGGGGGAATCCCTGGTACGGCAGCCGTACGTCCAGCGGCGGACGCGGCTGGAGGAGCTGGAGCTGGCCGGGCCGTACTGGTCGGTGCCCGGTGCCGTCACCGGGCACGGCGCCGAGGCGCTCGCGGCGACCAGGGAGCACGGGCTGGAGGGCGTGGTGTGCAAGCGGCTGGACTCGGTGTACGAGCCCGGCGTGCGCTCCCGCGCCTGGATCAAGATCCGGAACATGCGGACCGAGGACGTGATCGTCGGCGGCTGGCTGCCCGGCAAGGGGCGGCTGACCGGGCTGCCCGGGGCGCTGCTGGTCGGCCAGCGCGCCGCGGGCGGCCGGCTGCGGTACGTCGGCGGGGTGGGCACCGGCTGGAGCGAGGCGGAACGCACCGAGCTGGCCCGGCTGCTGGCGGCCGCCGCGAGCAGCCGGTGCCCCTTCGACCCGGTGCCGCGGATCGCCGGAGCCCGCTGGGTGCTGCCCCGGCTGGTGGGCGAGGTCAGCTACAGCACGCGGACCCGGGGCGGGCTGCTGCGCCAGCCGTCGTGGCTGCGGCTGCGCCCGGACCTCACCCCGGAGGAGTCGGCGGCCGACCTGCCCGAGACCTCGGCTTGA
- a CDS encoding MFS transporter, whose product MSDAPARPTEAGRSAPVRPGAVVAVLALAGITVSLMQTLVIPIVPELPKYLNASPSNAAWAVTATLLAAAVATPVAGRIGDMFGKRLMLLISLVMLVAGSVVCALSDALVPMIVGRTLQGLASAVVPLGISIMRDELPPEKLAGSTALMSASLGVGGALGLPAAAFLADHFDWHVLFWTSAALGVVAFGLVMLLVPESTVRSGGRFDAVGSAGLAVGLVSLLLAVSKGADWGWASGTTLGLLALAVVVLGAWGFFELRTSQPLVDLRTTARRQVLFTNLASIAFGFSMFAMSLVLPQLLQLPTQTGYGLGRSMLTVGLVMAPQGLVMMGFAPVSAAITKARGPKVTLMIGAVIVAAGYGLNIVLMSEVWHLILVSCVIGAGVGFAYGAMPALIMGAVPPSETAAANSLNTLMRSIGTSVASAVAGVILAQMTISLGGHALPSENGFKVVMALGAGAAVLAFVLASFLPRHRPTAPAPEPTPAEASAEAVA is encoded by the coding sequence ATGTCCGACGCCCCCGCCCGGCCCACCGAGGCCGGCAGATCCGCTCCGGTGCGCCCGGGTGCCGTGGTCGCGGTGCTCGCCCTGGCCGGTATCACCGTCTCGCTGATGCAGACCCTGGTGATCCCGATCGTCCCGGAGCTGCCGAAGTACCTCAACGCCTCCCCGTCGAACGCGGCCTGGGCGGTGACGGCGACCCTGCTGGCCGCCGCCGTGGCCACCCCGGTGGCCGGCCGTATCGGTGACATGTTCGGCAAGCGGCTGATGCTGCTGATCAGCCTGGTGATGCTGGTGGCCGGTTCCGTGGTCTGCGCGCTCAGCGATGCGCTGGTCCCGATGATCGTCGGCCGTACGCTCCAGGGACTGGCCTCCGCCGTGGTCCCGCTGGGCATCAGCATCATGCGCGACGAGCTGCCGCCGGAGAAGCTGGCGGGCTCGACGGCGCTGATGAGTGCCTCGCTGGGCGTCGGCGGCGCGCTCGGGCTGCCGGCCGCGGCCTTCCTCGCGGACCACTTCGACTGGCATGTGCTGTTCTGGACCTCCGCGGCCCTCGGTGTCGTCGCCTTCGGGCTGGTCATGCTCCTGGTGCCGGAGTCCACGGTGCGCTCGGGCGGCCGCTTCGACGCGGTCGGCTCCGCCGGTCTCGCGGTGGGCCTGGTCTCGCTGCTGCTCGCCGTCTCCAAGGGCGCCGACTGGGGCTGGGCGAGCGGCACCACGCTCGGTCTGCTCGCGCTCGCCGTCGTCGTGCTCGGCGCCTGGGGCTTCTTCGAGCTGCGGACCTCCCAGCCGCTGGTCGACCTGCGCACCACGGCCCGCCGCCAGGTGCTGTTCACCAACCTCGCCTCGATCGCGTTCGGCTTCTCGATGTTCGCGATGTCCCTGGTGCTGCCGCAGCTGCTGCAGCTGCCGACGCAGACGGGCTACGGCCTGGGCAGGTCGATGCTGACCGTCGGCCTGGTCATGGCTCCGCAGGGCCTGGTCATGATGGGCTTCGCGCCGGTCTCCGCCGCCATCACCAAGGCCAGGGGACCGAAGGTCACCCTCATGATCGGCGCGGTGATCGTCGCCGCGGGCTACGGCCTCAACATCGTGCTGATGTCCGAGGTCTGGCATCTGATCCTGGTGTCCTGCGTCATCGGCGCGGGCGTCGGCTTCGCCTACGGCGCCATGCCGGCCCTCATCATGGGCGCGGTCCCGCCGTCGGAGACGGCCGCCGCGAACAGCCTCAACACGCTGATGCGGTCCATCGGCACCTCGGTGGCCAGCGCGGTCGCCGGCGTGATCCTGGCGCAGATGACGATCAGCCTCGGCGGACACGCACTGCCGTCCGAGAACGGGTTCAAGGTCGTCATGGCGCTCGGCGCGGGCGCGGCCGTCCTCGCCTTCGTCCTCGCCTCCTTCCTCCCCCGCCACCGCCCGACCGCCCCGGCCCCGGAGCCGACGCCCGCCGAGGCCTCGGCGGAGGCGGTGGCCTGA
- a CDS encoding response regulator transcription factor, with protein sequence MSAPTLESPRTVPPDPRVLDGGERRRLARGGGEHLLLAVADQAAAELLTVTLELAGYRVAAADTGAGVARRLTERPYRLVVADMDLPGLAELEGAGAVAYRPAVLLLAGCDELPGLVPRLGAVERDCVTKPVRIAEVLARIQVLLRGTGVPEDTRPRAAALHYADLVLDDVTCRARRGGRVLDLTPAEYRLLRHLLVNARTVLSKERISRHVWGEFRGDNAIEQLVSRLRRKVDREGPALIHTRRGFGYRLGGTS encoded by the coding sequence ATGTCCGCACCGACGTTGGAATCGCCGCGTACCGTCCCGCCGGACCCCCGGGTGCTCGACGGGGGAGAACGGCGGCGGCTCGCCCGTGGCGGCGGAGAGCACCTCCTGCTCGCCGTCGCGGACCAGGCGGCCGCCGAACTGCTCACCGTCACCCTGGAGTTGGCCGGCTATCGGGTCGCAGCCGCCGACACCGGCGCCGGTGTCGCCCGACGGCTCACCGAGCGGCCGTACCGGCTGGTCGTCGCCGACATGGACCTGCCCGGCCTGGCGGAGCTGGAGGGCGCGGGTGCCGTCGCCTACCGTCCTGCGGTGCTGTTGCTCGCCGGCTGTGACGAGCTGCCCGGACTCGTGCCCCGGCTCGGCGCGGTCGAGCGGGACTGCGTCACCAAGCCCGTCCGGATCGCCGAGGTGCTTGCCCGGATCCAGGTGCTGCTGCGCGGCACCGGGGTGCCCGAGGACACCCGGCCCCGGGCGGCTGCCCTGCACTACGCCGACCTGGTCCTGGACGACGTGACCTGCCGGGCCCGCCGGGGTGGCCGGGTGCTCGATCTGACCCCGGCCGAGTACCGGCTGCTGCGCCACCTCCTCGTCAACGCCCGCACCGTGCTCTCCAAGGAGCGGATCAGCCGGCATGTGTGGGGTGAGTTCCGCGGTGACAACGCCATCGAGCAACTCGTCTCGCGGCTGCGGCGCAAAGTGGACCGGGAGGGGCCGGCGCTGATCCACACACGCCGGGGCTTCGGCTACCGGCTCGGCGGGACGTCGTAA
- a CDS encoding ferredoxin: MRVELDEPRCVASGQCVMAAPEVFDQRDEDGIAFLLDETPGADVLDGVREAVAVCPAAAIRLVER; the protein is encoded by the coding sequence ATGCGTGTGGAACTGGACGAGCCCAGGTGCGTCGCCTCGGGACAGTGCGTCATGGCCGCCCCCGAGGTGTTCGACCAGCGCGACGAGGACGGCATCGCCTTCCTGCTCGACGAGACACCCGGCGCGGACGTGCTGGACGGCGTCCGCGAGGCCGTCGCCGTCTGCCCGGCCGCCGCGATCCGTCTGGTGGAGCGGTGA
- a CDS encoding LysR family transcriptional regulator, with translation MHDIDLRQLRCLVAIVDEGTFTDAAIALGVSQAAVSRTLASLERALGVRLLRRTSREVTPTATGLRVVERARRVLADVSGLVREASSGHTRLRVGYAWSAVGRHTVAFQRRWSAEHGGIDLHLVRVNSPSAGLAEGACDLAVVRRPPADRRFDTAIVGLERRLCALAADDRLARRRSVRLAELADRTLLVDPRTGTATPELWPPGARPAVEETSDVDDWLTEIAAGRGIGVTAESTAHQYPRPGVVYRPVRDAEPVAVRLAWWRDDPHPARQAVVELLTELYRAA, from the coding sequence ATGCACGACATCGATCTGCGCCAGCTGCGCTGTCTCGTGGCGATCGTGGACGAGGGCACCTTCACGGACGCGGCCATCGCCCTCGGGGTCTCCCAGGCCGCGGTCTCCCGCACCCTCGCCTCCCTGGAACGCGCCCTGGGCGTACGGCTGCTGCGCCGCACCTCCCGTGAGGTGACCCCGACCGCGACCGGACTGCGCGTGGTGGAGCGGGCCCGCCGCGTGCTCGCGGACGTCTCCGGCCTGGTCCGGGAGGCGAGCTCGGGCCACACCCGGCTGCGCGTCGGCTACGCCTGGTCGGCGGTGGGCCGCCACACGGTCGCCTTCCAGCGGCGCTGGAGCGCGGAGCACGGGGGCATCGATCTGCACCTCGTGCGCGTCAACTCGCCCTCTGCCGGGCTCGCCGAGGGCGCCTGTGATCTCGCCGTGGTCCGCAGGCCGCCGGCGGACCGGCGGTTCGACACCGCGATCGTCGGCCTGGAGCGCCGGCTGTGCGCGCTCGCCGCCGACGACCGGCTCGCCCGGCGCCGTTCGGTGCGGCTCGCCGAACTGGCCGACCGCACCCTGCTCGTGGACCCCCGCACCGGCACGGCCACTCCCGAGCTGTGGCCGCCGGGCGCCCGTCCGGCCGTCGAGGAGACGTCCGACGTCGACGACTGGCTCACCGAGATCGCCGCCGGACGCGGCATCGGCGTCACCGCGGAGTCGACCGCGCACCAGTACCCGCGGCCCGGCGTCGTCTACCGGCCGGTGCGCGACGCCGAACCCGTTGCCGTACGGCTGGCCTGGTGGCGCGACGACCCCCACCCGGCCCGCCAGGCGGTCGTGGAACTCCTCACCGAGCTGTATCGCGCGGCCTGA
- a CDS encoding NAD(P)/FAD-dependent oxidoreductase has translation MNRIVVVGASAAGLAAAETLRREGYDGTLTLVGDEPRPPYDRPPLSKQVLAAEWPPERIRLRPPADLAALRLDLRLGVAAQELDTSGRTVRLADGSALPYDGLIVATGVRPRRLPGTGAHVLRTLDDALALRDRLGPGRHLVVVGAGFLGAEAAAVARGLGTRVTLLEPAPVPLAHAVGAQVGHLLARVHRERGVDLRTGITVTETAEDGVRLADGTGIEADAVLVAVGSLPNTEWLAGSGLTVADGLVCDTYCEAAPGIYGAGDVARWQHPLFGTRIRIEHRTHAAEQGMAAARNLLNSEARKPFAPVPYFWSDQYELKIQAYGVLRGHDEVAVLEGGATEGRLLAVYRTGDRLVGALMVGMPPKAIRPWRQAIAAGAPWREAVG, from the coding sequence GTGAACCGGATCGTCGTCGTGGGCGCCTCGGCCGCGGGACTCGCCGCGGCCGAGACGCTCCGCCGCGAGGGGTACGACGGCACGCTCACCCTCGTCGGCGACGAACCCCGCCCGCCGTACGACCGTCCACCGCTGTCCAAACAGGTGCTGGCCGCCGAGTGGCCGCCGGAACGGATACGGCTGCGCCCTCCCGCCGATCTCGCCGCCCTCCGCCTGGACCTCCGACTCGGCGTCGCCGCACAGGAGTTGGACACGAGCGGCCGCACGGTGCGGCTGGCCGACGGCTCGGCACTGCCGTACGACGGGCTGATCGTGGCCACCGGCGTACGGCCCCGCCGGCTGCCGGGCACGGGCGCGCACGTGCTGCGCACCCTGGACGACGCCCTGGCCCTGCGCGACCGGCTCGGCCCCGGCCGGCATCTGGTCGTGGTCGGCGCCGGGTTCCTGGGCGCGGAGGCCGCCGCTGTCGCACGCGGCCTCGGCACCCGGGTGACCCTGCTGGAGCCGGCCCCGGTGCCGCTCGCCCACGCCGTCGGCGCTCAGGTGGGGCACCTGCTGGCCCGCGTGCACCGGGAGCGGGGCGTGGACCTGCGGACCGGGATCACCGTGACGGAGACGGCCGAGGACGGCGTGCGGCTCGCGGACGGCACCGGGATCGAGGCCGACGCGGTCCTGGTCGCCGTCGGCTCGCTGCCGAACACCGAGTGGCTGGCCGGCAGCGGGCTCACCGTCGCCGACGGGCTGGTGTGCGACACGTACTGCGAAGCCGCACCCGGGATCTACGGCGCCGGGGACGTGGCCCGCTGGCAGCATCCGCTGTTCGGCACCCGCATCCGGATCGAGCACCGCACCCACGCCGCCGAGCAGGGCATGGCCGCGGCCCGCAACCTGCTCAACTCCGAGGCCCGCAAGCCGTTCGCACCGGTGCCGTACTTCTGGTCCGACCAGTACGAGCTGAAGATCCAGGCGTACGGGGTGCTGCGCGGGCATGACGAGGTCGCCGTACTGGAGGGCGGCGCGACGGAGGGGCGCCTGCTGGCCGTGTACCGCACCGGCGACCGGCTCGTCGGAGCCCTCATGGTCGGCATGCCGCCGAAGGCGATCCGCCCATGGCGTCAGGCGATCGCGGCAGGGGCGCCTTGGCGAGAAGCAGTGGGCTAG
- a CDS encoding EamA family transporter: protein MATMVGSGLSNQTGAAVGALAFPVLGPLGVVAVRQYVAALVLLAVGRPRLHGFTWRQWWPVLLLAGVFGTMNFTLYTAVDRIGLGLAVTLEFLGPLTVALAATRRRLDAGCAVVAAAGVVVLMRPRPSADYAGMAFGLVAACCWASYILLNRVVGRRIPGAQGVAAAATVSALAFLPVGVVLVLRHPPTAGAVLCAVTAGVLSSAVPYLADLLTLRHVPAQTFGLFMSVNPVLAALVGWVVLGQGLGAAEWAGIGAVVVANAVSLATKG, encoded by the coding sequence GTGGCCACCATGGTGGGCAGCGGGCTGTCCAACCAGACCGGCGCCGCCGTCGGGGCCCTGGCCTTCCCCGTCCTCGGTCCGCTCGGGGTGGTCGCGGTCCGTCAGTACGTCGCCGCGCTCGTCCTGCTCGCCGTCGGCCGGCCCCGGCTGCACGGCTTCACCTGGCGGCAGTGGTGGCCGGTGCTGCTGCTGGCCGGGGTCTTCGGCACGATGAACTTCACTCTGTACACCGCCGTGGACCGCATCGGCCTCGGTCTCGCCGTGACCCTGGAGTTCCTCGGGCCGCTCACCGTCGCGCTGGCCGCCACACGGCGCCGGCTGGACGCCGGGTGCGCGGTGGTGGCCGCGGCCGGGGTGGTCGTCCTGATGCGCCCGCGCCCCTCCGCCGACTACGCCGGGATGGCCTTCGGCCTGGTCGCCGCGTGCTGCTGGGCGTCGTACATCCTGCTCAACCGGGTCGTCGGCCGGCGCATACCCGGCGCGCAGGGCGTCGCGGCGGCCGCCACGGTGTCCGCGCTGGCCTTCCTGCCCGTCGGCGTCGTCCTCGTTCTGCGCCATCCGCCGACGGCCGGTGCGGTGCTGTGCGCGGTGACGGCCGGCGTCCTGTCCTCCGCCGTTCCCTACCTGGCCGACCTGCTGACCCTGCGCCATGTCCCCGCGCAGACCTTCGGCCTGTTCATGAGCGTCAACCCGGTCCTGGCGGCCCTGGTCGGCTGGGTCGTCCTCGGCCAGGGCCTGGGCGCGGCGGAGTGGGCGGGCATCGGGGCGGTGGTGGTGGCAAACGCGGTGAGCCTCGCGACGAAGGGGTGA
- a CDS encoding 4-carboxy-4-hydroxy-2-oxoadipate aldolase/oxaloacetate decarboxylase — MSGVIVTGPPKADPKDVDAPAGYGVATVHEAMGRTGLLGPGIRPVQQGVRAAGTAVTVLSRPGDNLMIHPAVEQCGEGDLLVVTTTSPSTDGMFGELFATALRRRGVRGLVVNAGIRDTQELRDMNFPAWSRAVSAQGTVKATDGSVNVPVAVDGQVIHTGDVILGTAALGIAALRSPRRSEPSGSGQRLVTAG, encoded by the coding sequence GTGAGCGGCGTGATCGTCACCGGCCCGCCGAAGGCCGATCCGAAGGACGTCGACGCGCCGGCCGGGTACGGGGTCGCCACCGTGCACGAGGCGATGGGGCGAACCGGCTTGCTGGGGCCGGGCATCCGGCCCGTCCAGCAGGGCGTGCGCGCCGCCGGCACGGCCGTCACCGTGCTCAGCCGGCCCGGCGACAACCTCATGATCCACCCGGCCGTCGAACAGTGCGGCGAGGGTGACCTCTTGGTCGTCACCACGACCTCGCCGTCCACCGACGGCATGTTCGGCGAGCTGTTCGCCACCGCCCTGCGACGGCGCGGGGTGCGCGGGCTCGTCGTCAACGCGGGCATCCGGGACACCCAGGAACTGCGCGACATGAACTTCCCGGCCTGGTCACGCGCCGTCAGCGCGCAGGGCACGGTCAAGGCCACCGACGGTTCGGTCAACGTGCCGGTCGCCGTCGACGGCCAGGTGATCCACACCGGTGACGTGATCCTCGGCACGGCCGCCCTCGGCATCGCCGCCCTGCGCTCACCCCGCCGGTCCGAGCCCAGCGGCAGCGGACAGCGACTCGTCACGGCCGGCTGA